The Microbacterium luteum genome includes a region encoding these proteins:
- a CDS encoding SGNH/GDSL hydrolase family protein, which yields MRASDPTPQRRLPLTVLAVALAVMLVSLVAAWRPWGTASSVEASEEGAVGAATAVAPLTIPDSPTVLIFGDSWVYGSAAEVPTLGFAYVVSDALGWQATVDGVRGSGYLKAGIDGPDYGTRIADLDPALDPDLIIVEGSINDRRLYPDGYRDAVTAAWETLASTYPAASVVVLGPAPQVLPVEEATAAIDADLADLASVRGWWYVSPIAEGWIQPANYFDVIDTGAGNDHPSTAGHAYLAERLAASLAALSTLPEVSAEAPLGGW from the coding sequence ATGCGCGCGAGCGACCCGACGCCCCAGCGCCGTCTTCCCCTGACGGTGCTCGCGGTCGCGCTGGCGGTGATGCTCGTCTCGCTCGTCGCCGCGTGGCGCCCGTGGGGCACCGCCTCCTCGGTCGAGGCGTCGGAGGAAGGGGCCGTCGGCGCCGCCACCGCGGTCGCGCCCCTGACGATCCCGGACTCCCCCACCGTGCTGATCTTCGGCGATTCGTGGGTCTACGGCTCCGCCGCCGAGGTGCCGACGCTCGGCTTCGCCTACGTCGTCTCCGACGCCCTCGGCTGGCAGGCGACCGTCGACGGCGTGCGCGGCAGCGGCTACCTCAAGGCGGGGATCGACGGGCCTGACTACGGCACGCGCATCGCGGACCTGGATCCTGCTCTCGACCCCGATCTGATCATCGTCGAGGGGTCGATCAACGATCGCCGCCTCTACCCTGACGGATACCGCGATGCGGTCACGGCGGCATGGGAGACGCTGGCGAGCACCTACCCGGCGGCTTCCGTGGTCGTGCTCGGGCCGGCCCCGCAGGTGCTTCCCGTCGAAGAGGCCACGGCCGCGATCGACGCCGACCTGGCCGACCTCGCATCCGTGCGCGGCTGGTGGTACGTCTCCCCGATCGCGGAGGGCTGGATCCAGCCGGCGAACTACTTCGATGTCATCGACACCGGTGCGGGCAACGACCATCCTTCCACCGCCGGTCACGCCTACCTCGCCGAACGGCTCGCCGCCTCCCTCGCGGCGCTGTCCACCCTGCCGGAGGTGTCGGCGGAGGCGCCCCTCGGAGGGTGGTAG
- a CDS encoding sensor histidine kinase, protein MSTVQDVTRREMIASYGVVGAPPEPDLEGLVQLAATVCGVSTAVINIIDDRFQHQIAAVGFTPAVCAREDSMCAVVFQHPGHVVVPDAREDDRFRDNPFVTGEIADVRFYASSPLITPQGIPIGTLCVFDEEVGELAPEDSRALALLAHQVVDVLELRRLTHELGQSNEQLERFAGQISHDLRNPLMALAGFIELAADSPELAGAPQAARALSRAESAAERMGAMIGDLYAYARLGGSRPRREPVGLGDLIASVGDDLDTALAETGARIEAHVDASLHGDPTLLRALLQNLIANAVKFTAATGITPRVVIRSHRLTGGWRLTVDDNGPGVPAERREAVFELMDRGGVDDVPGLGIGLSTCRRIVEAHGGRIGIDEAETGGASVWIVIPDTAE, encoded by the coding sequence CCTACGGCGTGGTCGGTGCACCGCCCGAGCCCGATCTCGAGGGGCTCGTGCAGCTCGCCGCGACCGTGTGCGGTGTCTCGACGGCTGTCATCAACATCATCGACGACCGCTTCCAGCATCAGATCGCGGCCGTCGGGTTCACCCCCGCCGTGTGCGCGCGAGAGGACTCCATGTGCGCGGTGGTGTTCCAGCATCCCGGTCATGTCGTGGTCCCCGACGCTCGCGAAGACGATCGCTTCCGCGACAATCCCTTCGTCACCGGCGAAATCGCCGACGTGCGCTTCTACGCCTCGAGCCCGCTCATCACCCCGCAGGGGATTCCGATCGGCACCCTGTGCGTTTTCGACGAGGAGGTGGGAGAGCTCGCGCCGGAGGACAGTCGGGCGCTGGCCCTTCTCGCCCACCAGGTGGTGGATGTGCTCGAGCTTCGTCGACTCACGCACGAACTCGGTCAGTCCAACGAACAGCTCGAGCGATTCGCCGGTCAGATCAGCCACGATCTGCGCAACCCGCTGATGGCGCTCGCCGGCTTCATCGAGCTCGCCGCCGACAGTCCCGAACTCGCCGGAGCCCCGCAGGCCGCGCGCGCCCTCTCGCGCGCGGAGTCCGCTGCCGAGCGCATGGGAGCGATGATCGGCGACCTGTACGCCTACGCTCGCCTGGGCGGTTCCCGACCGCGCCGCGAGCCGGTCGGTCTGGGCGACCTCATCGCCTCGGTCGGGGACGACCTCGACACGGCCCTCGCCGAGACGGGCGCACGTATCGAGGCGCACGTCGACGCATCACTGCACGGCGACCCGACGCTGCTCCGGGCGCTCCTGCAGAACCTCATCGCCAACGCGGTGAAATTCACCGCCGCGACCGGGATCACGCCGCGGGTGGTCATCCGCTCGCATCGGCTCACGGGCGGGTGGCGGCTCACCGTCGACGACAACGGTCCCGGTGTTCCCGCCGAGCGTCGCGAGGCGGTCTTCGAGCTCATGGACCGCGGCGGCGTCGACGACGTGCCGGGGCTCGGGATCGGGCTGTCGACGTGTCGTCGGATCGTCGAGGCCCACGGGGGCCGGATCGGGATCGACGAGGCCGAGACCGGCGGCGCGAGTGTCTGGATCGTGATCCCCGACACTGCGGAGTGA